The proteins below come from a single Larimichthys crocea isolate SSNF chromosome II, L_crocea_2.0, whole genome shotgun sequence genomic window:
- the yipf1 gene encoding protein YIPF1: MASTNDPFQFQEFEEAGNLLEANKDAVTISIEDDFKPEKQRKAAGFAPDGEDEDPLAGDDKTELLSGQKKSVPFWTFEYYQKFFDIETHHVKERIIGSMVPWPGKNFIHVYLRRNPDLYGPFWICTTLVFAIAISGNISNFLVHLGKPNYKYTPEFRKVTIAATAIFSYAWFVPLALWGFLLWRNNKVMNLVSYSFMEIVCVYGYSLSIYIPAVFLWILPYEWLRWCSIVLALCLSGTVLVMTFWPAVRDDHPKVIVAIMSAIVVLNVLLAVGCKAYFFSKPEPALPVENSAITAAIKATAST; encoded by the exons ATGGCGTCCACGAATGATCCGTTTCAGTTTCAAG AATTTGAAGAAGCTGGCAATCTGTTAGAAGCCAACAAAGATGCAGTCACCATAAGCATCGAAGATGATTTCAAACCTGAGAAGCAGAGGAAAGCTGCTGGTTTCGCTCCCGACGGGGAAGACGAGGATCCACTTGCCGGTGATGACAAGACAGAG CTTCTCTCCGGGCAAAAGAAAAGTGTCCCTTTCTGGACGTTTGAGTACTACCAGAAATTCTTTGACATCGAGACACATCAC GTGAAGGAAAGAATCATTGGATCAATGGTGCCATGGCCTGGAAAGAACTTCATTCATGTCTACCTACGAAGAAACCCTGATCTTTATG GACCATTCTGGATTTGCACCACTCTCGTGTTTGCCATTGCCATCAGTGGAAACATATCCAACTTTTTGGTGCACTTAGGCAAACCAAACTATAAGTACACCCCAGAGTTTCGAAAAG TGACCATAGCTGCGACAGCGATCTTCAGCTACGCTTGGTTTGTGCCTCTTGCCCTCTGGGGTTTCCTGCTATGGAGAAACAACAAGGTCATGAACTTAGTGTCATATTCCTTTATGGAGATCGTCTGTGTTTATGGATACTCCCTCTCCATTTACATTCCAGCGGTG TTCCTATGGATCCTTCCATATGAATGGCTGAGGTGGTGCTCCATCGTGCTGGCTCTCTGCCTCTCCGGCACGGTTCTGGTGATGACTTTCTGGCCCGCGGTACGCGACGATCACCCTAAAGTCATCGTAGCGATCATGTCGGCCATCGTTGTGCTCAACGTTCTGCTCGCTGTTGGTTGTAAG gCCTATTTTTTTAGCAAACCAGAACCAGCACTACCAGTTGAAAACTCTGCTATAACAGCGGCGATCAAGGCGACCGCATCGACATGA
- the ndc1 gene encoding nucleoporin NDC1 isoform X3 yields MSAHDGMFSAEQSCWFVRKVICWRAAASVAWAVLLLPPITAAFVILSRFSLLHPIQTISECLSLLTSASAVFSLILLCGVILVVGFLNLEYYTVIPTIACSKIALLGQLLHPRQLLNSLVHSIMGMIVAWCCAITIGGRYETLGYPCPQSDGSDGSPQMCLNEYHLALLLAGAFVGFSHSLLGVIHNMNYVSFHTVQQYKYLRFKGSLPLVVKCSATQALYSIRNYIVVYFFLGYIPKAWLCKTLNLDSNSSVHPLDSIAGLLDLTLLYHMWISASFLLFTWHITLLLFRIFVTEVYSFPVQSSFTEDAHQCLSKVLADKQPMILKFLALQDLALLSQHSPSRRGEVFSLSQPGGHPHNWNAISRECLSLLTDLTQRLVIYHDTVATNGRAKSLSTGSERKSSSETSVTSGTDDLMSPRPAFLLKTPASVFARSVVGSPKSPLTAPFTPDLDSPFASPALRRLTAPVEQCSPWFGTVQSPHVMRRVPKLWSASTDSQINGSPQSSPASVPSPKQEASKPSLLAQFLQNRKEQLPEASSQALFADSQAHIWALEGLSYLVQASFSEDQFGVVQTTLPSILSSMLVLQEAVDRHFKLPHASSKPVRSSGSMGDSTHKTLRFALRATLKTAIYRITTTFGDHLKAIQMSAEHRKRLQQFLEYKE; encoded by the exons ATGTCCGCACACGACGGCATGTTctctgcagagcagagctgctggtTTGTCCGCAAG GTGATCTGCTGGAGAGCTGCGGCCAGCGTTGCTTGGGCCGTCCTGTTGTTGCCGCCCATCACGGCGGCGTTCGTGATCCTCAGCAGGTTCAGTCTCCTCCACCCCATCCAGACGATATCGG AATGCCTGTCCCTCCTGACGAGCGCGAGTGCCGTCTTCTCGTTAATCCTGCTGTGCGGAGTGATCCTCGTGGTCGGGTTCCTGAACCTGGAGTATTACACGG TCATCCCGACTATTGCATGCTCAAAAATCGCCCTGCTGGGTCAGCTGCTCCACCCTCGTCAGCTTCTCAACTCCCTGGTCCACAGCATCATGGGGATGATCGTGGCTTGGTGCTGTGCCATCACCATCGGGGGAAGATACGAGACACTGGGCTACCCTTGCCCACAGAGTGACGG cagcGACGGCTCGCCTCAGATGTGTCTGAATGAGTATCACCTCGCCCTTCTGCTGGCCGGAGCCTTTGTTGGATTCTCTCACAGCCTGCTGGGCGTGATCCACAACATGAACTACGTCTCTTTCCACACTGTTCAG CAATACAAATACCTCCGCTTTAAGGGGTCCCTACCTTTGGTGGTGAAGTGCAGCGCCACTCAAGCTCTTTACTCCATCAGGAACTACATCGTCGTGTATTTCTTTCTGG GCTACATCCCAAAAGCGTGGCTCTGTAAAACGCTGAATCTGGATTCGAACAG CTCTGTCCACCCTCTTGACAGCATAGCCGGACTGCTGGACCTCACCCTGCTCTACCACATGTGGATCAGCGccagcttcctcctcttcacGTGGCACATCACGCTGCTGCTCTTTAGGATCTTTGTCACAGAG GTGTACAGTTTTCCTGTGCAGTCATCTTTTACTGAGGATGCCCACCAGTGTCTCTCTAAAGTTCTTGCAGACAAGCAGCCGATGATATTGAAG TTTCTAGCTCTGCAGGACTTGGCTCTGCTGTCTCAACACTCCCCATCACGGCGCGGTGAGGTGTTCAGTCTAAGTCAACCAG gCGGCCATCCTCACAACTGGAACGCCATCAGCAGGgagtgtctgtctctgctgaccGATCTGACCCAGAGGCTCGTCATCTATCACGACACCGTGGCAACCAACGGCAGGGCCAAATCGCTGTCTACCGGGAGCGAGCGGAAGAGTTCATCCGAGACGTCAG TAACCTCAGGCACGGACGACCTGATGAGCCCGAGACCCGCGTTTCTGTTGAAGACTCCGGCTTCGGTCTTCGCACGCTCCGTCGTCGGCAGCCCAAAGAGCCCTCTGACGGCACCGTTCACCCCCGACCTGGACAGCCCCTTTGCTTCTCCCGCCCTGCGCCGCCTCACCGCTCCTGTGGAACAATGCTCGCCGTGGTTCGGCACGGTGCAGAGCCCACACGTCATGAGGAGAGTGCCAAAACTCTGGTCCGCCTCCACAG ATTCACAGATCAACGGCAGTCCCCAGTCCTCCCCGGCCTCGGTTCCCAGTCCCAAGCAAGAAGCATCCAAACCAAGTCTCCTGGCTCAGTTCCTCCAGAACCGGAAAGAACAG CTTCCAGAAGCCTCCAGCCAAGCTCTGTTCGCAGACAGCCAGGCTCACATCTGGGCTTTAGAAG gACTGTCTTACCTCGTTCAAGCCTCCTTCTCAGAAGACCAGTTTGGAGTAGTACAGACCACGTTACCCAGCATTCTCAGCTCCATGCTGGTCTTACAAGAG GCAGTCGATCGACACTTCAAGCTGCCTCACGCCTCCAGTAAACCCGTCAGGTCGAGCGGCAGCATGGGAGACTCCACGCACAAGACGCTGCGCTTCGCCCTCAGGGCCACGCTCAAGACCGCCATCTACAGGATAACGACGACTTTCGGAGATCACTTAAA AGCTATCCAGATGTCCGCAGAGCACCGGAAGAGATTGCAGCAGTTTCTGGAGTACAAGGAGTAA
- the LOC104931261 gene encoding uncharacterized protein LOC104931261, protein MATSNGKGEKVSKFETLKLLEKCRKERDDAMHRESVLREKLRQYESRMRSTEALKQKLKTLTMDNKELRKQVKSLRTEIGLESSPKFNGKTTKDIINDLHEKDRECSSLMEKAGKLSLTIDDLTSELANTVTSKTLLEDQVQSLQQNLKDMTNNQRRLLKLWEDKKSQREQLALPSIVQKPFVHKAVQTEMSINLSQKLPVNAFETKPFSRDHDKKTVLDHHSFPNYGNGYHHEKKSYLHDETKGIQN, encoded by the coding sequence ATGGCCACCTCAAATGGGAAAGGTGAAAAAGTGTCCAAATTTGAGACATTGAaacttttggagaaatgcaGGAAGGAAAGAGACGATGCCATGCACAGAGAAAGTGTTCTCAGGGAGAAACTCAGACAGTATGAGTCGAGGATGCGTTCGACAGAGGCtctgaaacagaaactgaagaCCTTGACCATGGACAACAAGGAGCTGAGGAAACAAGTGAAGTCCCTTCGTACTGAGATTGGTCTTGAATCCAGCCCTAAGTTCAATGGAAAGACTACAAAGGACATAATCAATGACTTGCATGAAAAGGACCGTGAGTGTAGTTCCCTGATGGAGAAAGCCGGGAAACTGAGTTTGACCATTGATGATTTGACATCAGAGTTGGCAAACACGGTCACCTCTAAGACACTTCTAGAGGATCAGGTGCAGTCGTTGCAGCAAAATCTCAAAGATATGACAAATAATCAACGCCGTCTGCTCAAGTTGTGGGAAGACAAGAAGTCCCAGAGGGAGCAGCTTGCGCTCCCTTCCATCGTCCAGAAACCGTTCGTCCACAAAGCAGTTCAAACGGAGATGTCCATCAACCTATCTCAAAAGCTGCCGGTCAACGCGTTCGAGACGAAGCCATTCTCTCGGGATCATGATAAAAAGACAGTGTTGGATCATCACAGCTTTCCAAATTACGGAAACGGCTATCATCATGAAAAGAAATCTTATTTGCATGATGAAACCAAAGGAATTCAGAACTGA
- the ndc1 gene encoding nucleoporin NDC1 isoform X2, giving the protein MSAHDGMFSAEQSCWFVRKVICWRAAASVAWAVLLLPPITAAFVILSRFSLLHPIQTISECLSLLTSASAVFSLILLCGVILVVGFLNLEYYTVIPTIACSKIALLGQLLHPRQLLNSLVHSIMGMIVAWCCAITIGGRYETLGYPCPQSDGDGSPQMCLNEYHLALLLAGAFVGFSHSLLGVIHNMNYVSFHTVQQYKYLRFKGSLPLVVKCSATQALYSIRNYIVVYFFLGYIPKAWLCKTLNLDSNSSVHPLDSIAGLLDLTLLYHMWISASFLLFTWHITLLLFRIFVTEVYSFPVQSSFTEDAHQCLSKVLADKQPMILKFLALQDLALLSQHSPSRRGEVFSLSQPGGHPHNWNAISRECLSLLTDLTQRLVIYHDTVATNGRAKSLSTGSERKSSSETSVTSGTDDLMSPRPAFLLKTPASVFARSVVGSPKSPLTAPFTPDLDSPFASPALRRLTAPVEQCSPWFGTVQSPHVMRRVPKLWSASTDSQINGSPQSSPASVPSPKQEASKPSLLAQFLQNRKEQVKNFLAKRVLIMYLFNKLPEASSQALFADSQAHIWALEGLSYLVQASFSEDQFGVVQTTLPSILSSMLVLQEAVDRHFKLPHASSKPVRSSGSMGDSTHKTLRFALRATLKTAIYRITTTFGDHLKAIQMSAEHRKRLQQFLEYKE; this is encoded by the exons ATGTCCGCACACGACGGCATGTTctctgcagagcagagctgctggtTTGTCCGCAAG GTGATCTGCTGGAGAGCTGCGGCCAGCGTTGCTTGGGCCGTCCTGTTGTTGCCGCCCATCACGGCGGCGTTCGTGATCCTCAGCAGGTTCAGTCTCCTCCACCCCATCCAGACGATATCGG AATGCCTGTCCCTCCTGACGAGCGCGAGTGCCGTCTTCTCGTTAATCCTGCTGTGCGGAGTGATCCTCGTGGTCGGGTTCCTGAACCTGGAGTATTACACGG TCATCCCGACTATTGCATGCTCAAAAATCGCCCTGCTGGGTCAGCTGCTCCACCCTCGTCAGCTTCTCAACTCCCTGGTCCACAGCATCATGGGGATGATCGTGGCTTGGTGCTGTGCCATCACCATCGGGGGAAGATACGAGACACTGGGCTACCCTTGCCCACAGAGTGACGG cGACGGCTCGCCTCAGATGTGTCTGAATGAGTATCACCTCGCCCTTCTGCTGGCCGGAGCCTTTGTTGGATTCTCTCACAGCCTGCTGGGCGTGATCCACAACATGAACTACGTCTCTTTCCACACTGTTCAG CAATACAAATACCTCCGCTTTAAGGGGTCCCTACCTTTGGTGGTGAAGTGCAGCGCCACTCAAGCTCTTTACTCCATCAGGAACTACATCGTCGTGTATTTCTTTCTGG GCTACATCCCAAAAGCGTGGCTCTGTAAAACGCTGAATCTGGATTCGAACAG CTCTGTCCACCCTCTTGACAGCATAGCCGGACTGCTGGACCTCACCCTGCTCTACCACATGTGGATCAGCGccagcttcctcctcttcacGTGGCACATCACGCTGCTGCTCTTTAGGATCTTTGTCACAGAG GTGTACAGTTTTCCTGTGCAGTCATCTTTTACTGAGGATGCCCACCAGTGTCTCTCTAAAGTTCTTGCAGACAAGCAGCCGATGATATTGAAG TTTCTAGCTCTGCAGGACTTGGCTCTGCTGTCTCAACACTCCCCATCACGGCGCGGTGAGGTGTTCAGTCTAAGTCAACCAG gCGGCCATCCTCACAACTGGAACGCCATCAGCAGGgagtgtctgtctctgctgaccGATCTGACCCAGAGGCTCGTCATCTATCACGACACCGTGGCAACCAACGGCAGGGCCAAATCGCTGTCTACCGGGAGCGAGCGGAAGAGTTCATCCGAGACGTCAG TAACCTCAGGCACGGACGACCTGATGAGCCCGAGACCCGCGTTTCTGTTGAAGACTCCGGCTTCGGTCTTCGCACGCTCCGTCGTCGGCAGCCCAAAGAGCCCTCTGACGGCACCGTTCACCCCCGACCTGGACAGCCCCTTTGCTTCTCCCGCCCTGCGCCGCCTCACCGCTCCTGTGGAACAATGCTCGCCGTGGTTCGGCACGGTGCAGAGCCCACACGTCATGAGGAGAGTGCCAAAACTCTGGTCCGCCTCCACAG ATTCACAGATCAACGGCAGTCCCCAGTCCTCCCCGGCCTCGGTTCCCAGTCCCAAGCAAGAAGCATCCAAACCAAGTCTCCTGGCTCAGTTCCTCCAGAACCGGAAAGAACAG GTTAAAAATTTCTTGGCAAAGCGGGTGCTGATAATGTATTTGTTTAACAAG CTTCCAGAAGCCTCCAGCCAAGCTCTGTTCGCAGACAGCCAGGCTCACATCTGGGCTTTAGAAG gACTGTCTTACCTCGTTCAAGCCTCCTTCTCAGAAGACCAGTTTGGAGTAGTACAGACCACGTTACCCAGCATTCTCAGCTCCATGCTGGTCTTACAAGAG GCAGTCGATCGACACTTCAAGCTGCCTCACGCCTCCAGTAAACCCGTCAGGTCGAGCGGCAGCATGGGAGACTCCACGCACAAGACGCTGCGCTTCGCCCTCAGGGCCACGCTCAAGACCGCCATCTACAGGATAACGACGACTTTCGGAGATCACTTAAA AGCTATCCAGATGTCCGCAGAGCACCGGAAGAGATTGCAGCAGTTTCTGGAGTACAAGGAGTAA
- the ndc1 gene encoding nucleoporin NDC1 isoform X1 — MSAHDGMFSAEQSCWFVRKVICWRAAASVAWAVLLLPPITAAFVILSRFSLLHPIQTISECLSLLTSASAVFSLILLCGVILVVGFLNLEYYTVIPTIACSKIALLGQLLHPRQLLNSLVHSIMGMIVAWCCAITIGGRYETLGYPCPQSDGSDGSPQMCLNEYHLALLLAGAFVGFSHSLLGVIHNMNYVSFHTVQQYKYLRFKGSLPLVVKCSATQALYSIRNYIVVYFFLGYIPKAWLCKTLNLDSNSSVHPLDSIAGLLDLTLLYHMWISASFLLFTWHITLLLFRIFVTEVYSFPVQSSFTEDAHQCLSKVLADKQPMILKFLALQDLALLSQHSPSRRGEVFSLSQPGGHPHNWNAISRECLSLLTDLTQRLVIYHDTVATNGRAKSLSTGSERKSSSETSVTSGTDDLMSPRPAFLLKTPASVFARSVVGSPKSPLTAPFTPDLDSPFASPALRRLTAPVEQCSPWFGTVQSPHVMRRVPKLWSASTDSQINGSPQSSPASVPSPKQEASKPSLLAQFLQNRKEQVKNFLAKRVLIMYLFNKLPEASSQALFADSQAHIWALEGLSYLVQASFSEDQFGVVQTTLPSILSSMLVLQEAVDRHFKLPHASSKPVRSSGSMGDSTHKTLRFALRATLKTAIYRITTTFGDHLKAIQMSAEHRKRLQQFLEYKE; from the exons ATGTCCGCACACGACGGCATGTTctctgcagagcagagctgctggtTTGTCCGCAAG GTGATCTGCTGGAGAGCTGCGGCCAGCGTTGCTTGGGCCGTCCTGTTGTTGCCGCCCATCACGGCGGCGTTCGTGATCCTCAGCAGGTTCAGTCTCCTCCACCCCATCCAGACGATATCGG AATGCCTGTCCCTCCTGACGAGCGCGAGTGCCGTCTTCTCGTTAATCCTGCTGTGCGGAGTGATCCTCGTGGTCGGGTTCCTGAACCTGGAGTATTACACGG TCATCCCGACTATTGCATGCTCAAAAATCGCCCTGCTGGGTCAGCTGCTCCACCCTCGTCAGCTTCTCAACTCCCTGGTCCACAGCATCATGGGGATGATCGTGGCTTGGTGCTGTGCCATCACCATCGGGGGAAGATACGAGACACTGGGCTACCCTTGCCCACAGAGTGACGG cagcGACGGCTCGCCTCAGATGTGTCTGAATGAGTATCACCTCGCCCTTCTGCTGGCCGGAGCCTTTGTTGGATTCTCTCACAGCCTGCTGGGCGTGATCCACAACATGAACTACGTCTCTTTCCACACTGTTCAG CAATACAAATACCTCCGCTTTAAGGGGTCCCTACCTTTGGTGGTGAAGTGCAGCGCCACTCAAGCTCTTTACTCCATCAGGAACTACATCGTCGTGTATTTCTTTCTGG GCTACATCCCAAAAGCGTGGCTCTGTAAAACGCTGAATCTGGATTCGAACAG CTCTGTCCACCCTCTTGACAGCATAGCCGGACTGCTGGACCTCACCCTGCTCTACCACATGTGGATCAGCGccagcttcctcctcttcacGTGGCACATCACGCTGCTGCTCTTTAGGATCTTTGTCACAGAG GTGTACAGTTTTCCTGTGCAGTCATCTTTTACTGAGGATGCCCACCAGTGTCTCTCTAAAGTTCTTGCAGACAAGCAGCCGATGATATTGAAG TTTCTAGCTCTGCAGGACTTGGCTCTGCTGTCTCAACACTCCCCATCACGGCGCGGTGAGGTGTTCAGTCTAAGTCAACCAG gCGGCCATCCTCACAACTGGAACGCCATCAGCAGGgagtgtctgtctctgctgaccGATCTGACCCAGAGGCTCGTCATCTATCACGACACCGTGGCAACCAACGGCAGGGCCAAATCGCTGTCTACCGGGAGCGAGCGGAAGAGTTCATCCGAGACGTCAG TAACCTCAGGCACGGACGACCTGATGAGCCCGAGACCCGCGTTTCTGTTGAAGACTCCGGCTTCGGTCTTCGCACGCTCCGTCGTCGGCAGCCCAAAGAGCCCTCTGACGGCACCGTTCACCCCCGACCTGGACAGCCCCTTTGCTTCTCCCGCCCTGCGCCGCCTCACCGCTCCTGTGGAACAATGCTCGCCGTGGTTCGGCACGGTGCAGAGCCCACACGTCATGAGGAGAGTGCCAAAACTCTGGTCCGCCTCCACAG ATTCACAGATCAACGGCAGTCCCCAGTCCTCCCCGGCCTCGGTTCCCAGTCCCAAGCAAGAAGCATCCAAACCAAGTCTCCTGGCTCAGTTCCTCCAGAACCGGAAAGAACAG GTTAAAAATTTCTTGGCAAAGCGGGTGCTGATAATGTATTTGTTTAACAAG CTTCCAGAAGCCTCCAGCCAAGCTCTGTTCGCAGACAGCCAGGCTCACATCTGGGCTTTAGAAG gACTGTCTTACCTCGTTCAAGCCTCCTTCTCAGAAGACCAGTTTGGAGTAGTACAGACCACGTTACCCAGCATTCTCAGCTCCATGCTGGTCTTACAAGAG GCAGTCGATCGACACTTCAAGCTGCCTCACGCCTCCAGTAAACCCGTCAGGTCGAGCGGCAGCATGGGAGACTCCACGCACAAGACGCTGCGCTTCGCCCTCAGGGCCACGCTCAAGACCGCCATCTACAGGATAACGACGACTTTCGGAGATCACTTAAA AGCTATCCAGATGTCCGCAGAGCACCGGAAGAGATTGCAGCAGTTTCTGGAGTACAAGGAGTAA